The following proteins are encoded in a genomic region of Drosophila bipectinata strain 14024-0381.07 chromosome XL, DbipHiC1v2, whole genome shotgun sequence:
- the LOC108124038 gene encoding protein kinase shaggy isoform X6, which produces MDRQFVQSVNSRDGSKITTVVATPGQGTDRVQEVSYTDTKVIGNGSFGVVFQAKLCDTGELVAIKKVLQDRRFKNRELQIMRKLEHCNIVKLLYFFYSSGEKRDEVFLNLVLEYIPETVYKVARQYAKTKQTIPINFIRLYMYQLFRSLAYIHSLGICHRDIKPQNLLLDPETAVLKLCDFGSAKQLLHGEPNVSYICSRYYRAPELIFGAINYTTKIDVWSAGCVLAELLLGQPIFPGDSGVDQLVEVIKVLGTPTREQIREMNPNYTEFKFPQIKSHPWQKVFRIRTPTEAINLVSLLLEYTPSARITPLKACAHPFFDELRMEGNHTLPNGREMPPLFNFTEHELSIQPSLVPQLLPKHLQNAAGGAAGNRSSAGASAAASGSTSVSSTGSGASAEGSAQPQQQAASGTAAAAGSASGAGAGSGSGSSAAGTAAGGGASGGAAGASGSGSGGNNSSSGGGGGGGVGAPSAGNAQQAAASVGGGGGGGGAAAAAAAGATASGAIAATNAGGANVTGSQSNSALNNSTGNGNGSGNGNGGGSAGSGNGETADEQAAPGAAAETPAAAAAENEAAASG; this is translated from the exons gCCGCGATGGTTCCAAAATTACAACAGTTGTTGCAACACCCGGCCAAGGCACCGATCGTGTACAAGAGGTCTCCTATACAGACACAAAGGTCATCGGCAATGGCAGCTTTGGCGTTGTATTCCAGGCCAAGCTCTGCGACACTGGCGAACTGGTGGCAATCAAAAAAGTTTTACAAGACAGACGATTTAAG aatcGCGAATTGCAAATTATGCGCAAATTGGAGCATTGTAATATTGTAAAGCTTTTGTACTTTTTCTATTCGAGTGGTGAAAAG CGTGATGaagtatttttgaatttagtCCTCGAATATATACCAGAAACCGTATACAAAGTGGCTCGCCAATATGCCAAAACTAAGCAAACGATACCAATCAACTTTATTCGG ctCTATATGTACCAACTGTTTAGAAGTTTGGCCTACATCCATTCGCTGGGCATTTGCCACCGTGATATCAAGCCGCAGAATCTTCTGCTCGATCCGGAGACGGCCGTACTGAAGCTCTGTGACTTTGGCAGCGCCAAGCAGCTACTCCACGGCGAGCCGAATGTCTCGTACATCTGCTCCCGCTATTACCGCGCCCCAGAGCTCATTTTCGGGGCCATAAATTATACCACAAAAATCG aTGTGTGGAGTGCCGGTTGCGTTTTGGCTGAGCTATTGCTGGGCCAGCCCATCTTCCCCGGCGATTCCGGTGTCGATCAGCTCGTCGAGGTCATCAAGGTCTTGGGCACACCGACAAGAGAACAGATACGCGAAATGAATCCAAACTATACGGAATTCAAGTTTCCACAAATTAAGAGTCATCCGTGGCAGAAA GTTTTCCGTATACGCACTCCGACAGAAGCTATCAACTTGGTGTCCCTGCTGCTCGAGTATACGCCCAGCGCCCGGATCACACCGCTCAAGGCCTGTGCACATCCGTTCTTTGACGAGCTCCGCATGGAGGGCAACCACACCTTGCCGAACGGACGCGAGATGCCGCCGCTGTTCAACTTCACAGAGCATG AACTCTCGATACAGCCCAGCCTAGTGCCACAGTTGTTGCCCAAACATCTGCAGAATGCTGCCGGCGGTGCTGCCGGCAATCGGTCATCGGCTGGAGCATCAGCAGCGGCCAGTGGCTCGACCAGCGTCTCCTCGACGGGCAGCGGCGCCTCGGCGGAAGGATCGGCCCAGCCCCAACAGCAGGCCGCATCGggcacagcagcagcagccggctCGGCATCGGGTGCAGGCGCCGGTTCTGGTTCGGGATCGTCGGCAGCTGGCACAGCAGCTGGTGGTGGGGCATCGGGTGGAGCAGCCGGCGCTAGCGGATCGGGATCGGGgggcaacaacagcagcagcggcggcggtggtggcggcggcgtGGGAGCGCCGTCTGCCGGTAATGCGCAGCAGGCAGCCGCTTCGGTaggcggcggtggtggcgggGGCGGTGCGGCggcagctgctgccgctggAGCCACTGCATCCGGCGCCATAGCCGCGACCAATGCTGGCGGCGCCAATGTAACAG GTTCCCAATCGAACAGCGCCCTCAACAATAGCACTGGCAACGGCAATGgcagcggaaacggaaatggcgGCGGCAGTGCCGGCAGCGGAAATGGCGAGACGGCAGACGAGCAGGCAGCACCAGGCGCAGCCGCCGAgacgccagcagcagcagcagccgagAACGAGGCAGCAGCGTCGGGTTAG
- the LOC108124038 gene encoding protein kinase shaggy isoform X4, translating to MSGRPRTSSFAEGNKQSPSLVLGGVKTCSRDGSKITTVVATPGQGTDRVQEVSYTDTKVIGNGSFGVVFQAKLCDTGELVAIKKVLQDRRFKNRELQIMRKLEHCNIVKLLYFFYSSGEKRDEVFLNLVLEYIPETVYKVARQYAKTKQTIPINFIRLYMYQLFRSLAYIHSLGICHRDIKPQNLLLDPETAVLKLCDFGSAKQLLHGEPNVSYICSRYYRAPELIFGAINYTTKIDVWSAGCVLAELLLGQPIFPGDSGVDQLVEVIKVLGTPTREQIREMNPNYTEFKFPQIKSHPWQKVFRIRTPTEAINLVSLLLEYTPSARITPLKACAHPFFDELRMEGNHTLPNGREMPPLFNFTEHELSIQPSLVPQLLPKHLQNAAGGAAGNRSSAGASAAASGSTSVSSTGSGASAEGSAQPQQQAASGTAAAAGSASGAGAGSGSGSSAAGTAAGGGASGGAAGASGSGSGGNNSSSGGGGGGGVGAPSAGNAQQAAASVGGGGGGGGAAAAAAAGATASGAIAATNAGGANVTGSQSNSALNNSTGNGNGSGNGNGGGSAGSGNGETADEQAAPGAAAETPAAAAAENEAAASG from the exons gCCGCGATGGTTCCAAAATTACAACAGTTGTTGCAACACCCGGCCAAGGCACCGATCGTGTACAAGAGGTCTCCTATACAGACACAAAGGTCATCGGCAATGGCAGCTTTGGCGTTGTATTCCAGGCCAAGCTCTGCGACACTGGCGAACTGGTGGCAATCAAAAAAGTTTTACAAGACAGACGATTTAAG aatcGCGAATTGCAAATTATGCGCAAATTGGAGCATTGTAATATTGTAAAGCTTTTGTACTTTTTCTATTCGAGTGGTGAAAAG CGTGATGaagtatttttgaatttagtCCTCGAATATATACCAGAAACCGTATACAAAGTGGCTCGCCAATATGCCAAAACTAAGCAAACGATACCAATCAACTTTATTCGG ctCTATATGTACCAACTGTTTAGAAGTTTGGCCTACATCCATTCGCTGGGCATTTGCCACCGTGATATCAAGCCGCAGAATCTTCTGCTCGATCCGGAGACGGCCGTACTGAAGCTCTGTGACTTTGGCAGCGCCAAGCAGCTACTCCACGGCGAGCCGAATGTCTCGTACATCTGCTCCCGCTATTACCGCGCCCCAGAGCTCATTTTCGGGGCCATAAATTATACCACAAAAATCG aTGTGTGGAGTGCCGGTTGCGTTTTGGCTGAGCTATTGCTGGGCCAGCCCATCTTCCCCGGCGATTCCGGTGTCGATCAGCTCGTCGAGGTCATCAAGGTCTTGGGCACACCGACAAGAGAACAGATACGCGAAATGAATCCAAACTATACGGAATTCAAGTTTCCACAAATTAAGAGTCATCCGTGGCAGAAA GTTTTCCGTATACGCACTCCGACAGAAGCTATCAACTTGGTGTCCCTGCTGCTCGAGTATACGCCCAGCGCCCGGATCACACCGCTCAAGGCCTGTGCACATCCGTTCTTTGACGAGCTCCGCATGGAGGGCAACCACACCTTGCCGAACGGACGCGAGATGCCGCCGCTGTTCAACTTCACAGAGCATG AACTCTCGATACAGCCCAGCCTAGTGCCACAGTTGTTGCCCAAACATCTGCAGAATGCTGCCGGCGGTGCTGCCGGCAATCGGTCATCGGCTGGAGCATCAGCAGCGGCCAGTGGCTCGACCAGCGTCTCCTCGACGGGCAGCGGCGCCTCGGCGGAAGGATCGGCCCAGCCCCAACAGCAGGCCGCATCGggcacagcagcagcagccggctCGGCATCGGGTGCAGGCGCCGGTTCTGGTTCGGGATCGTCGGCAGCTGGCACAGCAGCTGGTGGTGGGGCATCGGGTGGAGCAGCCGGCGCTAGCGGATCGGGATCGGGgggcaacaacagcagcagcggcggcggtggtggcggcggcgtGGGAGCGCCGTCTGCCGGTAATGCGCAGCAGGCAGCCGCTTCGGTaggcggcggtggtggcgggGGCGGTGCGGCggcagctgctgccgctggAGCCACTGCATCCGGCGCCATAGCCGCGACCAATGCTGGCGGCGCCAATGTAACAG GTTCCCAATCGAACAGCGCCCTCAACAATAGCACTGGCAACGGCAATGgcagcggaaacggaaatggcgGCGGCAGTGCCGGCAGCGGAAATGGCGAGACGGCAGACGAGCAGGCAGCACCAGGCGCAGCCGCCGAgacgccagcagcagcagcagccgagAACGAGGCAGCAGCGTCGGGTTAG
- the LOC108124038 gene encoding protein kinase shaggy isoform X5, which translates to MSMWINRGSLMEGRDGSKITTVVATPGQGTDRVQEVSYTDTKVIGNGSFGVVFQAKLCDTGELVAIKKVLQDRRFKNRELQIMRKLEHCNIVKLLYFFYSSGEKRDEVFLNLVLEYIPETVYKVARQYAKTKQTIPINFIRLYMYQLFRSLAYIHSLGICHRDIKPQNLLLDPETAVLKLCDFGSAKQLLHGEPNVSYICSRYYRAPELIFGAINYTTKIDVWSAGCVLAELLLGQPIFPGDSGVDQLVEVIKVLGTPTREQIREMNPNYTEFKFPQIKSHPWQKVFRIRTPTEAINLVSLLLEYTPSARITPLKACAHPFFDELRMEGNHTLPNGREMPPLFNFTEHELSIQPSLVPQLLPKHLQNAAGGAAGNRSSAGASAAASGSTSVSSTGSGASAEGSAQPQQQAASGTAAAAGSASGAGAGSGSGSSAAGTAAGGGASGGAAGASGSGSGGNNSSSGGGGGGGVGAPSAGNAQQAAASVGGGGGGGGAAAAAAAGATASGAIAATNAGGANVTGSQSNSALNNSTGNGNGSGNGNGGGSAGSGNGETADEQAAPGAAAETPAAAAAENEAAASG; encoded by the exons gCCGCGATGGTTCCAAAATTACAACAGTTGTTGCAACACCCGGCCAAGGCACCGATCGTGTACAAGAGGTCTCCTATACAGACACAAAGGTCATCGGCAATGGCAGCTTTGGCGTTGTATTCCAGGCCAAGCTCTGCGACACTGGCGAACTGGTGGCAATCAAAAAAGTTTTACAAGACAGACGATTTAAG aatcGCGAATTGCAAATTATGCGCAAATTGGAGCATTGTAATATTGTAAAGCTTTTGTACTTTTTCTATTCGAGTGGTGAAAAG CGTGATGaagtatttttgaatttagtCCTCGAATATATACCAGAAACCGTATACAAAGTGGCTCGCCAATATGCCAAAACTAAGCAAACGATACCAATCAACTTTATTCGG ctCTATATGTACCAACTGTTTAGAAGTTTGGCCTACATCCATTCGCTGGGCATTTGCCACCGTGATATCAAGCCGCAGAATCTTCTGCTCGATCCGGAGACGGCCGTACTGAAGCTCTGTGACTTTGGCAGCGCCAAGCAGCTACTCCACGGCGAGCCGAATGTCTCGTACATCTGCTCCCGCTATTACCGCGCCCCAGAGCTCATTTTCGGGGCCATAAATTATACCACAAAAATCG aTGTGTGGAGTGCCGGTTGCGTTTTGGCTGAGCTATTGCTGGGCCAGCCCATCTTCCCCGGCGATTCCGGTGTCGATCAGCTCGTCGAGGTCATCAAGGTCTTGGGCACACCGACAAGAGAACAGATACGCGAAATGAATCCAAACTATACGGAATTCAAGTTTCCACAAATTAAGAGTCATCCGTGGCAGAAA GTTTTCCGTATACGCACTCCGACAGAAGCTATCAACTTGGTGTCCCTGCTGCTCGAGTATACGCCCAGCGCCCGGATCACACCGCTCAAGGCCTGTGCACATCCGTTCTTTGACGAGCTCCGCATGGAGGGCAACCACACCTTGCCGAACGGACGCGAGATGCCGCCGCTGTTCAACTTCACAGAGCATG AACTCTCGATACAGCCCAGCCTAGTGCCACAGTTGTTGCCCAAACATCTGCAGAATGCTGCCGGCGGTGCTGCCGGCAATCGGTCATCGGCTGGAGCATCAGCAGCGGCCAGTGGCTCGACCAGCGTCTCCTCGACGGGCAGCGGCGCCTCGGCGGAAGGATCGGCCCAGCCCCAACAGCAGGCCGCATCGggcacagcagcagcagccggctCGGCATCGGGTGCAGGCGCCGGTTCTGGTTCGGGATCGTCGGCAGCTGGCACAGCAGCTGGTGGTGGGGCATCGGGTGGAGCAGCCGGCGCTAGCGGATCGGGATCGGGgggcaacaacagcagcagcggcggcggtggtggcggcggcgtGGGAGCGCCGTCTGCCGGTAATGCGCAGCAGGCAGCCGCTTCGGTaggcggcggtggtggcgggGGCGGTGCGGCggcagctgctgccgctggAGCCACTGCATCCGGCGCCATAGCCGCGACCAATGCTGGCGGCGCCAATGTAACAG GTTCCCAATCGAACAGCGCCCTCAACAATAGCACTGGCAACGGCAATGgcagcggaaacggaaatggcgGCGGCAGTGCCGGCAGCGGAAATGGCGAGACGGCAGACGAGCAGGCAGCACCAGGCGCAGCCGCCGAgacgccagcagcagcagcagccgagAACGAGGCAGCAGCGTCGGGTTAG